A genome region from Populus alba chromosome 5, ASM523922v2, whole genome shotgun sequence includes the following:
- the LOC118029360 gene encoding uncharacterized protein codes for MAKPKISRKPTMEVNQNQNHQPLKTEKPPSWFVVRGLFGCKHIQTQQQQREQKQQKQPQHRKQDQQQQSKKEKKHNQHQDQSLEETSKKCKKMKCSGSICSNSKVMHRPETASIEVQRKRASMGSAGKNVSSRSMKGPLNEINGVVPSSNSSLSASSNFSSSNVSSFRGMPFSRFSGCYECRMVVDPVLGIARDHSLRGSICSCPECGEIFMKAENLELHRAVRHAVSELSSEDTSKNIVEIIFQSSWLKKQAPVCKIDRILKVHNTQRTISKFEEYRDSIKAKATKLPKKQPRCIADGNELLRFHCTTFACSLGLNGSSNLCNSVPHCNVCSIIKNGFKESTTRDDNGHGILTTATSGKAHDKATISEDGNGDSEKRAMLVCRVIAGRVKKSMEGNAEDYDSVATGMEVYSNLDELYVSNPRAILPCFVVIYRGF; via the exons ATGGCTAAACCAAAAATATCCAGAAAACCCACCATGGAAGTCAACCAGAATCAAAACCACCAGCCCCTGAAAACAGAAAAACCACCTTCATGGTTTGTTGTAAGAGGCCTTTTTGGCTGCAAGCATATCCAAACACAGCAGCAGCAGCGGGAACAAAAGCAACAGAAGCAACCACAGCATCGAAAGCAAGATCAGCAGCAGCAAtcaaagaaggagaaaaaacatAACCAGCATCAAGACCAGTCGCTGGAGGAAACAAGcaagaaatgcaagaaaatgaagtGTTCAGGCTCAATATGCAGCAACTCAAAGGTCATGCACAGGCCTGAAACAGCTTCTATTGAAGTCCAAAGGAAAAGGGCTTCAATGGGCTCAGCTGGTAAAAATGTTTCAAGCAGATCCATGAAAGGTCCTTTAAATGAAATCAATGGGGTTGTTCCCTCATCTAACTCTTCACTTTCTGCATCTTCTAATTTCTCCAGCAGTAATGTTAGTTCTTTCAGAGGAATGCCATTCAGTAGATTCTCTGGTTGCTATGAATGTAGAATGGTAGTGGATCCTGTTCTTGGAATTGCTAGAGACCATTCCTTGAGGGGTAGCATTTGTTCTTGCCCTGAATGTGGTGAGATTTTCATGAAAGCTGAAAATCTGGAGCTTCATCGGGCTGTTAGACATGCAG TATCTGAACTGAGTTCAGAGGACACAAGCAAGAACATAGTAGAAATCATATTCCAATCAAGCTGGCTAAAGAAACAAGCCCCCGTTTGCAAAATAGATCGCATCCTCAAAGTCCATAATACCCAAAGAACCATTTCCAAGTTTGAAGAGTACAGAGACTCCATCAAAGCCAAGGCCACCAAGCTTCCCAAGAAACAGCCACGTTGCATAGCAGACGGCAATGAGCTCCTCAGGTTTCACTGCACCACCTTTGCATGCTCACTAGGCCTCAATGGCTCTTCAAATTTGTGCAATTCAGTTCCACACTGTAATGTGTGTAGCATTATCAAGAATGGCTTCAAAGAATCCACCACTCGAGATGACAATGGGCATGGGATTTTGACTACAGCGACCAGTGGAAAGGCACACGACAAAGCTACAATATCAGAGGACGGCAATGGTGATAGTGAGAAGAGGGCAATGCTGGTTTGCAGGGTGATTGCTGGCAGGGTTAAGAAGAGCATGGAGGGAAATGCTGAGGATTATGACTCAGTAGCAACTGGCATGGAGGTTTACTCTAATTTAGACGAGTTGTATGTATCTAATCCTAGGGCCATTTTGCCTTGTTTCGTTGTTATCTACAGAGGGTTTTAG